One part of the Desulfonema ishimotonii genome encodes these proteins:
- the gcvH gene encoding glycine cleavage system protein GcvH has translation MKEISDIILVDGIKYAKDHEWARPEGDTVKIGVTDYAQDQLGDIVFVELPEVDSELEKGDEFGTLESTKAVSELYMPIGGKVVAINDALEDDPERVNKDPYAGGWMIVVEPSDPSDMDALMDKDAYLEMLKGL, from the coding sequence ATGAAAGAGATCAGCGATATCATTCTGGTGGACGGTATTAAATATGCGAAAGACCACGAATGGGCCAGGCCAGAGGGTGACACCGTGAAAATCGGCGTCACCGACTATGCTCAGGATCAGCTCGGCGATATCGTCTTTGTCGAGCTTCCCGAAGTGGACTCCGAACTGGAAAAGGGCGATGAATTCGGCACCCTGGAATCGACCAAAGCGGTTTCGGAACTCTATATGCCCATCGGCGGCAAAGTGGTTGCCATCAACGACGCCCTGGAAGATGATCCCGAACGGGTCAACAAGGACCCTTACGCAGGCGGCTGGATGATCGTGGTTGAGCCGTCCGACCCGTCTGACATGGATGCCCTGATGGACAAAGATGCCTATCTTGAAATGCTGAAAGGACTGTGA
- a CDS encoding aminomethyltransferase family protein: MANTSKKTLLHGWHTAHGANMADFGGYEMPLWYSSAKNEHLAVLTHAGVFDTSHMATVLVKGAGAYDLLQFCFTNNLSACIGPKKAPIAGGRCVYGAFLNERGEVIDDAIIFKIQEQEYMVVVNAGMGGPVAEHFAANRGDRELQITDLTDRLGKMDIQGPLAARVMKKVLADPEAVFEKMVYFSFKGHFDAASPLSEAVRLTDGTPVMLSRTGYTGEFGFEIFVAPTQFVNVWEMVLAAGGEFGVVTCGLAARDSLRAGAGLPLSHQDIGLWPFVNHPWPFALPYNEDRTGFTKIFIGSDALTGLENAEYTLPFAGNDLRKVTLPASVLDTDGNEIGTVLTCATDMALGRHESRIYSVVSPDQPEGLKIKGLSCGFVKVNKQLAPGDVITLKDSRRKISVRIETNIRPGRTARRPMKEML; encoded by the coding sequence ATGGCAAATACATCAAAAAAGACGTTGCTGCATGGCTGGCACACTGCCCACGGGGCCAATATGGCCGATTTCGGCGGGTATGAAATGCCGCTGTGGTATTCATCCGCCAAAAACGAACATCTGGCGGTACTGACCCATGCCGGGGTGTTCGATACCAGCCACATGGCAACCGTTCTGGTAAAAGGGGCGGGGGCATATGATCTGCTTCAGTTTTGTTTCACCAATAATCTGAGCGCCTGCATCGGCCCGAAAAAGGCGCCCATTGCCGGGGGACGATGTGTCTACGGCGCGTTTCTGAACGAAAGGGGCGAGGTCATTGACGACGCCATTATCTTCAAAATTCAGGAACAGGAATATATGGTGGTGGTCAACGCGGGCATGGGCGGCCCCGTCGCCGAACATTTCGCTGCGAACAGGGGCGACCGGGAACTTCAGATCACGGACCTGACGGACCGCCTGGGCAAAATGGACATTCAGGGGCCGCTGGCCGCCAGGGTGATGAAAAAAGTACTGGCGGACCCGGAAGCGGTGTTTGAAAAGATGGTCTATTTTTCCTTTAAGGGTCATTTCGACGCAGCATCTCCCCTGTCCGAGGCCGTGCGCCTGACCGACGGTACCCCCGTCATGCTCTCCAGAACCGGCTACACCGGTGAATTCGGGTTTGAGATCTTTGTGGCCCCGACCCAGTTTGTCAACGTCTGGGAGATGGTGCTGGCGGCGGGCGGGGAATTCGGGGTTGTCACCTGCGGGCTGGCGGCCAGAGATTCCCTCCGGGCCGGTGCGGGACTTCCCCTGTCCCATCAGGATATCGGTCTCTGGCCCTTTGTCAACCATCCCTGGCCCTTTGCCCTGCCGTACAATGAAGACAGAACCGGTTTCACGAAAATCTTTATCGGCAGCGATGCCCTGACGGGTCTGGAAAATGCTGAATACACGCTCCCCTTTGCAGGCAACGACCTGCGCAAGGTGACGCTTCCGGCATCGGTGCTGGATACGGACGGCAACGAGATCGGCACGGTGCTGACCTGCGCCACGGATATGGCACTGGGCCGGCATGAGAGCAGGATCTACAGCGTGGTCAGCCCGGATCAGCCCGAAGGCCTGAAAATCAAGGGCCTGAGCTGCGGTTTTGTCAAAGTGAATAAACAACTGGCTCCGGGCGATGTGATCACGCTGAAAGACAGCCGCCGGAAGATCAGCGTGCGGATCGAAACGAACATCCGGCCCGGACGCACGGCCCGCAGGCCGATGAAAGAGATGCTGTAA
- a CDS encoding Lrp/AsnC family transcriptional regulator — protein MKIDEINIAIIKYLRDGRRSYKKIADKLGLTENTVRSRVKKLTDSGVLEISSLVDPESIPHHSLVIIGVKLGTANMFKKAEMFSRLRGVVSVAVVTGRYDLMVKVLFNGDYGLEEFYTSEVSKIDGVQAMETFVIYKNFNLKVPYVL, from the coding sequence ATGAAAATTGACGAAATAAATATTGCAATTATCAAATACCTTCGCGACGGCAGAAGATCGTACAAGAAGATTGCCGACAAGCTTGGGCTGACCGAGAATACAGTGAGATCTAGGGTCAAAAAGCTGACGGACAGCGGCGTGCTGGAAATTTCCAGTCTGGTGGACCCGGAGTCGATCCCCCATCACAGCCTTGTGATCATCGGGGTCAAGCTGGGCACAGCCAATATGTTTAAAAAAGCCGAGATGTTCAGCAGGCTCAGAGGGGTTGTTTCGGTGGCGGTGGTCACCGGCCGGTACGATCTGATGGTGAAGGTACTCTTTAACGGCGATTACGGCCTGGAAGAATTTTACACCAGTGAAGTGTCAAAAATCGACGGCGTCCAGGCGATGGAAACATTTGTCATCTATAAAAATTTCAACCTGAAGGTTCCCTATGTCCTCTGA
- a CDS encoding alpha/beta fold hydrolase: protein MPFFRTPDGCSLYYCEFGDAMSEKPVLVLLNGTAQTTVNWLPHIKKFREKFRVLAYDGRSQGKSDPGDLPLSPERHVGDLMALLDALKIRSAALVGMSHGAGIALCAALAAPERTDRLVLCSAGALPDFGMKIRLRSWVEILRAGGAAAMAWAFLPTVFGDRFLQENEKVLDKMVSAIVRRNKPDALSAHLSAMSAYPSLSHIARQLRIPTLIISGGQDPLVSFESAAELARLCGGIHRHFPDAGHSVPAEVPALFHQMVMAFLMGS from the coding sequence ATGCCTTTTTTCAGGACGCCGGACGGATGTTCACTCTACTACTGCGAATTCGGGGACGCCATGTCTGAAAAGCCGGTTCTCGTGCTGCTGAACGGCACGGCCCAGACCACGGTCAACTGGCTGCCCCACATTAAAAAATTCCGCGAAAAGTTCCGGGTGCTGGCCTATGATGGCAGAAGCCAGGGCAAAAGCGATCCGGGCGATCTGCCACTCTCCCCCGAACGCCATGTCGGCGATCTGATGGCCCTGCTGGATGCTCTGAAAATCAGGTCCGCCGCCCTGGTCGGCATGAGTCACGGGGCCGGTATCGCCCTGTGCGCTGCGCTTGCAGCCCCGGAACGGACAGATCGGCTGGTTCTGTGCAGCGCAGGCGCATTGCCGGATTTCGGGATGAAAATACGCCTCCGCTCCTGGGTCGAAATATTGCGGGCCGGGGGGGCTGCGGCAATGGCATGGGCCTTTTTGCCAACGGTCTTCGGCGACCGCTTTTTGCAGGAAAACGAAAAGGTGCTGGACAAAATGGTAAGCGCCATTGTCCGCAGAAATAAGCCGGACGCCCTGTCCGCACACCTCAGCGCCATGTCCGCTTACCCCTCCCTTTCGCATATTGCACGGCAGCTCCGCATTCCGACACTGATCATTTCCGGCGGACAGGATCCGCTGGTCTCCTTTGAAAGTGCGGCAGAACTGGCCCGGCTTTGCGGCGGCATCCACAGGCACTTTCCTGATGCGGGCCACTCCGTCCCGGCAGAAGTACCGGCACTGTTCCATCAGATGGTCATGGCATTTCTGATGGGTTCGTAA
- a CDS encoding Fur family transcriptional regulator encodes MLKEQNLRMTRQRRVILEELKKMKSHPSADEVYEVVRQHLPRISLGTVYRNLEILSELGQIQKLELGGTLKRFDSNTRKHYHIRCINCDRVDDAPMVFMENIEDALDDSTGYKVIGHRLEFLGLCPGCMEKALERNTLDADSDTYAQKASNF; translated from the coding sequence TTGCTAAAAGAACAGAATCTGAGAATGACCCGCCAGCGGCGGGTCATCTTGGAAGAATTGAAAAAAATGAAGTCCCACCCCAGCGCGGATGAGGTTTACGAGGTGGTCCGTCAGCACCTTCCCCGGATCAGTCTGGGAACCGTTTACCGGAACCTGGAAATCCTTTCCGAGCTGGGCCAGATTCAGAAGCTGGAGCTGGGCGGCACATTAAAGCGCTTTGACAGCAATACCCGGAAACATTATCATATCCGCTGCATCAACTGCGACCGGGTGGATGATGCGCCCATGGTGTTTATGGAAAATATTGAAGATGCGCTGGATGATTCCACAGGCTACAAAGTGATCGGTCACCGGCTTGAATTTCTCGGCCTGTGCCCCGGGTGCATGGAGAAAGCCCTTGAACGAAACACACTTGATGCGGATTCAGATACATATGCTCAGAAAGCCTCCAATTTCTGA
- a CDS encoding citrate/2-methylcitrate synthase produces MAEECKPILNTGLRGVTIASTRISDVNGKEGKLVYRGYLVKDLAEGASFEEVIYLLLYEKMPNREELASLKADLAAVRALPGEIISALRTRPQDALPMDILQAGVAMLAHHDPDVHEEGSRDAALRMGIRMIAKLPTLLAAWERIRTGKSPVEPSPDLGHAANFLHMMNGEVPDEELTRFFDTCLVLHAEHSFNASTFAAREIASTRAHMYAAVAGAVGSLSGALHGGANTRVMNMLMKIGSVDAIDDYIRNEIETGGKIMGLGHAVYKVDDPRALILAPMSEKMGKRVGETRWYDISEALEKKAKAAFRKHKDMDIFVNVDFYSASLYHSMGIPRDQFTPIFAISRIAGWVAHVLEEQFAEAAPKPMLYRPESEYVGDYCGPEECILESIDKR; encoded by the coding sequence ATGGCTGAAGAATGCAAACCGATTCTCAATACAGGACTTCGCGGCGTTACCATCGCCAGCACGCGGATCAGCGATGTCAACGGCAAAGAGGGAAAGCTGGTGTACCGGGGATATCTGGTGAAGGATCTGGCGGAAGGCGCTTCTTTTGAGGAGGTCATTTATCTGCTGCTGTATGAGAAGATGCCGAACCGGGAAGAGCTGGCATCGCTCAAAGCAGATCTGGCGGCTGTCCGCGCCCTGCCGGGAGAGATCATTTCGGCGCTTCGGACCCGGCCACAGGACGCGCTGCCCATGGATATCCTTCAGGCCGGAGTCGCCATGCTGGCCCACCACGACCCGGACGTTCATGAAGAGGGATCGCGGGATGCGGCCCTGCGGATGGGCATCCGCATGATTGCGAAACTGCCGACGCTGCTGGCCGCCTGGGAGCGGATTCGGACCGGAAAGTCGCCGGTGGAACCGTCGCCGGACCTGGGTCATGCGGCCAACTTTCTCCATATGATGAACGGCGAGGTGCCGGATGAGGAGCTGACCCGGTTCTTTGACACCTGCCTGGTGCTTCACGCGGAACATTCGTTTAACGCCTCCACCTTTGCCGCCCGCGAGATCGCGTCCACGCGGGCACACATGTACGCGGCCGTGGCCGGCGCGGTGGGATCGCTCTCCGGCGCGCTTCACGGCGGGGCCAACACCCGCGTGATGAACATGCTGATGAAGATCGGCAGCGTGGACGCCATTGACGACTACATCCGAAATGAGATTGAAACCGGCGGCAAGATCATGGGGCTGGGCCATGCGGTCTACAAAGTGGACGACCCCCGCGCACTGATCCTGGCCCCCATGTCGGAAAAGATGGGAAAGCGGGTCGGCGAAACCCGGTGGTATGATATATCCGAGGCGCTGGAGAAGAAGGCCAAGGCCGCATTCAGAAAGCACAAGGATATGGATATCTTCGTGAACGTCGATTTCTACAGCGCGTCGCTGTACCACTCAATGGGCATTCCCAGGGATCAGTTTACCCCCATTTTCGCCATCTCCAGGATTGCGGGGTGGGTGGCCCACGTTCTGGAAGAACAGTTCGCGGAGGCGGCCCCGAAACCGATGCTGTACCGGCCGGAGTCCGAGTATGTGGGGGACTATTGCGGGCCGGAGGAATGTATCCTGGAGTCAATTGATAAGAGATAA
- a CDS encoding 4Fe-4S dicluster domain-containing protein, translating to MISIRLKKGYNINMDGTPSPELESLGKPSRVAVLPEKIPFVNPRLRVQTGDRVKIGGLLFEDKHTPALRFLSPGGGEVTDIRFGPRRVIREIIIRLDETEARETFPAFSKGEMETATRDRLAEAILSGGLWPLFRQFPFRDIPRPGSDMPPVIFVSLGAAEPFQPDPGTWLPGNEGLFAFGVQALRKLGKEVVISIPADRAGLLDRIAETSPDVRLTAFQGHYPADDPGVLLYRTRRDAAENRSWFISGQDVLLLARLLRDGEYPTERIVVLAGTAASERRHFRTRLGVPLSHITQGRTVNGSARYVVGGVLRGYTASDQDHMGFYETALTLLPEGDEREFLGFARPGFDRPSYSRAFLSVFRKAPFIMDCNTHGEVRSCVNCGNCARVCPVDILPQFTMKALGADEIEEALAHGMLDCVECGLCTYVCPSKIELCRIIKDAKAAYCKEMTS from the coding sequence ATGATTTCTATACGGCTGAAAAAGGGTTACAATATCAACATGGACGGCACCCCTTCCCCGGAATTGGAATCTCTGGGAAAACCGTCCCGTGTGGCAGTCTTACCTGAAAAAATACCATTTGTGAACCCCCGCCTGCGGGTTCAGACCGGCGACCGCGTAAAGATCGGCGGTCTTCTCTTTGAAGACAAGCACACTCCGGCCCTCAGATTTCTGTCACCGGGCGGCGGCGAGGTAACCGATATCCGGTTCGGCCCCCGGCGGGTCATCCGGGAGATCATCATCCGGCTGGATGAGACAGAGGCCCGTGAGACATTTCCGGCCTTTTCCAAAGGGGAGATGGAAACGGCAACGCGGGACCGGCTGGCGGAGGCCATCCTCAGCGGCGGACTGTGGCCCCTGTTCCGGCAGTTTCCCTTCCGGGACATTCCCCGGCCCGGCAGCGATATGCCCCCCGTCATTTTTGTCAGCCTGGGCGCGGCAGAGCCGTTTCAGCCCGATCCCGGAACCTGGCTGCCGGGGAACGAAGGCCTTTTTGCCTTCGGCGTTCAGGCGCTTCGCAAACTGGGAAAAGAGGTCGTGATCAGCATTCCGGCGGACCGCGCCGGACTTCTGGACCGGATAGCCGAAACGTCCCCCGACGTGCGCCTGACAGCCTTTCAGGGGCATTATCCGGCGGATGATCCGGGGGTGCTGCTGTACCGTACCCGACGGGACGCGGCTGAAAACCGCTCCTGGTTCATCAGCGGACAGGACGTTCTGCTGCTGGCCCGCCTGCTCCGGGACGGGGAATATCCCACCGAGCGCATTGTGGTGCTGGCCGGGACAGCGGCCTCAGAGCGCCGACACTTCCGCACCCGGCTGGGCGTCCCCCTCTCCCACATCACGCAGGGCCGCACCGTGAACGGCAGCGCCCGGTATGTGGTGGGCGGTGTGCTGAGGGGCTACACCGCCTCGGATCAGGACCATATGGGGTTTTACGAAACCGCCCTGACCCTGCTCCCCGAAGGCGACGAGCGGGAGTTCCTCGGATTTGCCCGGCCCGGCTTTGACAGGCCCAGCTACTCCAGGGCCTTTTTGTCGGTCTTTCGCAAAGCCCCCTTTATAATGGACTGCAACACCCACGGCGAGGTCCGCTCCTGTGTCAACTGCGGCAACTGCGCACGGGTCTGCCCCGTGGACATCCTGCCCCAGTTCACCATGAAGGCCCTGGGCGCGGACGAGATCGAAGAGGCCCTGGCCCACGGGATGCTCGACTGTGTGGAATGCGGCCTGTGTACCTACGTCTGCCCGTCCAAAATCGAACTCTGCCGGATCATAAAAGACGCAAAAGCAGCCTACTGCAAAGAGATGACCTCATGA
- a CDS encoding NADH:ubiquinone reductase (Na(+)-transporting) subunit B: MKIVTHFFGSIRKHFEADGRFAMLHPFYDAVETAFLWPDTVTAQSPHVRDSLDLKRFMSFVIVALIPPALWGIYSTGYQSHLASGLPLNFFSAFLTGLGIFLPMLVVSYAVGLFWETLFAVVRRHPISEGFLVTGLLFPLTLPPTMPLWQVAVGISFGVVIGKEVFGGTGRNILNPALTARAFVFFAYPAQMSGDIWTRIATETGKAVDGFTGATPLTIAATASMPDRIETLLSQSGYTLSHLFTGNYPGSIGATSALMCLAGAVILIVTGIGSYRTMLGGVIGVLATGWGLNLLADHSAMSWLSLNPVWHLVMGGFAFGIVYMATDPVSSPGTEGSKWLYGFLIGALTVLIRVFNPAYPEGVMLAILFMNIFAPLMDHFEIKLRHKRRIPNVW, translated from the coding sequence ATGAAAATCGTAACACATTTTTTCGGATCAATTCGGAAGCATTTTGAGGCGGACGGGCGGTTTGCCATGCTCCACCCGTTTTACGATGCGGTTGAAACGGCGTTTCTCTGGCCCGACACGGTGACGGCCCAAAGCCCCCATGTGCGCGACAGCCTCGATCTCAAGCGGTTTATGAGCTTTGTGATCGTCGCCCTGATCCCGCCGGCCCTCTGGGGCATTTACAGCACCGGCTATCAGTCCCATCTGGCATCGGGCCTGCCGTTGAATTTTTTTTCCGCCTTTCTGACCGGCCTGGGGATCTTCCTGCCCATGCTCGTGGTCTCCTACGCGGTGGGCCTTTTCTGGGAAACCCTTTTCGCCGTTGTCCGCAGACATCCCATCAGCGAGGGATTTCTCGTCACCGGCCTGCTCTTTCCCCTGACCCTTCCGCCGACCATGCCCCTGTGGCAGGTGGCCGTGGGCATCAGCTTCGGGGTGGTGATCGGCAAGGAGGTCTTCGGCGGCACCGGGCGCAACATCCTCAACCCGGCCCTGACAGCACGGGCCTTTGTCTTTTTCGCCTATCCCGCGCAGATGTCCGGCGATATCTGGACCCGCATCGCCACGGAGACCGGAAAGGCCGTGGACGGCTTCACCGGCGCGACCCCCCTGACCATTGCGGCCACCGCGAGTATGCCGGACCGGATCGAAACCCTGCTGTCACAGTCCGGGTACACCCTCTCCCATCTTTTCACGGGCAACTATCCGGGCAGCATCGGCGCGACATCGGCCCTCATGTGTCTGGCCGGGGCCGTCATCCTGATCGTGACGGGCATTGGCAGCTACCGGACCATGCTGGGCGGCGTGATCGGCGTCCTCGCAACCGGATGGGGGCTCAATCTGCTGGCGGACCATTCGGCCATGTCGTGGCTCTCACTCAACCCGGTCTGGCATCTGGTCATGGGCGGGTTTGCCTTCGGCATTGTCTACATGGCCACCGACCCGGTCTCATCCCCGGGCACGGAGGGGAGCAAGTGGCTCTACGGCTTTCTCATCGGGGCGCTGACCGTGCTGATCCGCGTCTTCAACCCGGCCTATCCCGAGGGCGTGATGCTGGCGATTCTGTTTATGAACATCTTTGCGCCGCTCATGGACCATTTTGAAATCAAACTGAGACATAAGAGAAGGATTCCCAATGTCTGGTAA
- the nqrC gene encoding NADH:ubiquinone reductase (Na(+)-transporting) subunit C yields MSGNVRSLVFAGVMCLVCSLLLTAASSGLKPFQDRNVLIDKNKNILKSVGLIADGVTYSGPEIEKLYAANIRHVWIDAAGDIVPAARKQPGDLSMYLWLRGDAIASYIIPIESRGLWGKIYGYLALKNDGATISGFTVYQHNETPGLGGEIEKAWFQKNFQGKKIVGQDGEFVSVGIAKGAMAEAEKAHYVDGISGATLTGKFLTGGLRKTLREYEPISIRFRKNQMKRVPDGG; encoded by the coding sequence ATGTCTGGTAATGTCAGATCCCTTGTATTTGCCGGGGTGATGTGTCTGGTGTGCAGCCTGCTCCTGACGGCTGCGTCATCGGGCCTGAAGCCTTTTCAGGACCGGAACGTCCTCATCGACAAAAACAAAAATATCCTGAAATCGGTGGGGCTGATCGCCGACGGCGTGACATATTCCGGCCCGGAGATTGAGAAGCTGTACGCCGCCAACATCCGCCATGTGTGGATTGACGCGGCAGGCGATATTGTCCCGGCGGCGCGGAAACAGCCCGGCGACCTCTCCATGTACCTCTGGCTCCGGGGGGATGCCATTGCGTCCTATATTATTCCCATTGAAAGCCGGGGGCTGTGGGGGAAGATTTACGGGTATCTGGCCCTGAAAAACGACGGGGCCACCATTTCGGGATTCACGGTCTATCAGCACAATGAGACGCCGGGGCTGGGCGGCGAGATCGAAAAGGCGTGGTTTCAGAAGAATTTCCAGGGGAAAAAAATCGTGGGGCAGGACGGCGAATTTGTCTCCGTGGGGATTGCCAAGGGGGCGATGGCAGAGGCGGAGAAGGCCCACTATGTGGACGGCATTAGCGGTGCAACCCTGACCGGCAAGTTTCTCACGGGCGGACTGCGGAAGACGCTCCGGGAATATGAGCCGATTTCGATCCGGTTCAGGAAGAATCAGATGAAACGGGTGCCGGATGGAGGGTAG
- a CDS encoding three-Cys-motif partner protein TcmP codes for MTDNSFFEEHKEQSVVKSIIVAKYFNVWSNVIINTQKRYPRRSQKIAYIDLFAGPGRYKDGTQSTPLKIITNAIGKRDLRERLIAIFNDKNEKNSKDLEKTIKEIPKIETLKYEPKVHNQEVGEKIVNMFERMNLVPTLFFIDPWGYKGLSLRLVNSVLKNWGCDAIFFFNYNRINMGINNEAVKEHMQALFGEKQATLLKNKLMEKNSCQRELIIIEELCQALKAYGSRYVLPFRFKNDKGNRTSHHLIFVSKHFRGYEIMKDIMARESTSDTQNVPSFEYNPADFLPQQTLLFQLSRPLDDLKKDLLETFKGQKLITMQNIYERHNVDKPYIKKNYKDVLRELYDEGSIEAIGPKGKPPKKGTFGDKIKVTFPD; via the coding sequence ATGACGGATAATAGTTTTTTTGAAGAGCATAAAGAACAGTCTGTGGTAAAATCAATAATAGTTGCTAAGTACTTTAATGTATGGTCAAATGTTATTATCAATACTCAGAAACGTTATCCTCGCCGTTCACAAAAAATCGCGTATATTGATCTTTTTGCGGGGCCAGGCCGTTACAAAGACGGCACTCAGTCAACACCATTAAAAATTATAACCAACGCTATAGGAAAAAGAGATTTACGTGAACGTTTGATAGCCATATTTAATGATAAGAACGAAAAAAACTCGAAAGATTTAGAAAAAACAATTAAAGAAATACCTAAAATTGAAACATTAAAATATGAACCAAAAGTTCATAATCAGGAAGTCGGTGAAAAAATAGTTAATATGTTTGAAAGAATGAATCTTGTACCAACTCTGTTTTTTATTGATCCATGGGGATATAAAGGGCTTTCTCTTCGGTTAGTAAATTCTGTATTAAAAAATTGGGGCTGTGATGCCATATTCTTTTTTAATTACAATCGGATAAATATGGGAATAAATAATGAAGCTGTGAAAGAACACATGCAAGCACTATTTGGTGAAAAGCAAGCGACCTTATTGAAAAATAAATTAATGGAAAAAAATTCATGTCAGAGGGAATTAATCATTATTGAAGAGTTGTGTCAGGCACTAAAAGCATACGGATCGAGATATGTTTTGCCATTTAGGTTTAAAAATGACAAAGGGAATAGAACAAGCCACCATCTTATTTTTGTGAGCAAGCATTTTCGTGGATATGAAATTATGAAGGATATTATGGCGCGTGAAAGTACAAGCGACACACAAAATGTACCTTCATTTGAATACAATCCGGCGGACTTTTTACCACAACAAACACTTCTTTTTCAACTCTCCCGGCCACTTGATGATTTAAAAAAAGATTTATTAGAAACATTCAAGGGGCAAAAACTTATTACTATGCAGAACATATATGAAAGACACAATGTAGATAAACCTTATATTAAAAAAAACTACAAAGATGTTTTACGTGAACTTTACGATGAAGGCTCCATTGAGGCAATTGGTCCAAAGGGAAAACCGCCCAAAAAAGGTACATTTGGTGATAAAATAAAAGTAACTTTCCCCGATTAG
- a CDS encoding DUF5131 family protein: MATSKIEWTESTWNPVTGCTKISAGCANCYAERMAKRLKMMGQPNYANGFQVTLHEHVLKYPLRWKKPKIIFVNSMSDLFHEQVPDSFIFKTFNVMKAAYWHQFQILTKRSSRLIELASKLDWTKNIWIGVSVENESVKYRIDDLRFIPAHIRFLSLEPLLGPLFSLNLTNIDWVIVGGESGPKARPMKEKWVTEIKKQCIEQNVPFFFKQWGGVNKKRAGRLLEGRIWDDMPEKHIDIEKETNQNRLLNLSCLRI; encoded by the coding sequence ATGGCAACAAGCAAAATAGAATGGACGGAATCGACTTGGAACCCTGTTACTGGATGCACAAAAATCAGTGCGGGTTGTGCAAACTGTTATGCCGAACGCATGGCAAAAAGATTAAAAATGATGGGACAGCCAAATTATGCTAACGGGTTCCAGGTTACTCTTCATGAACATGTCCTGAAATACCCCTTGCGATGGAAAAAACCGAAAATTATATTTGTCAATTCTATGAGCGACTTATTCCATGAACAAGTTCCTGATTCATTTATATTTAAAACTTTCAATGTTATGAAAGCTGCCTATTGGCATCAATTTCAAATTCTCACAAAACGATCTTCACGTTTGATTGAATTAGCCTCTAAACTTGATTGGACAAAAAATATTTGGATAGGCGTCAGCGTAGAAAACGAATCTGTAAAATATAGGATTGACGATTTAAGGTTTATACCTGCTCATATAAGATTTTTATCATTAGAACCATTACTTGGGCCACTTTTCTCTCTTAATCTAACCAATATTGACTGGGTAATCGTTGGAGGAGAATCGGGGCCAAAAGCTAGACCAATGAAAGAAAAATGGGTAACAGAAATAAAAAAACAATGTATTGAACAAAATGTACCATTTTTCTTTAAACAATGGGGTGGAGTAAACAAAAAGAGAGCCGGAAGGTTATTGGAAGGCAGAATTTGGGATGATATGCCTGAAAAACATATTGATATTGAAAAAGAAACTAACCAGAACCGACTTCTCAATTTAAGCTGTCTTCGGATATAA
- a CDS encoding NADH:ubiquinone reductase (Na(+)-transporting) subunit D translates to MKITKTKSFKTFSEPLLTNNPVSVQILGICSALAVTVQLKTSVVMALSLTFVVSFSSLIISAMRNLIPRNIRIIVELTVVASLVIIADQLLKAFMYDVSKQLSVFVGLIITNCIVLGRAETYAMSHPPHLSFLDGLGNGLGYGAILVLVGFMRELLGSGKLFGIGVVPDFAYNAGYENMGFMLLAPGAFIMIGLLAWLQNTVAPQKEQRK, encoded by the coding sequence ATGAAAATCACAAAAACCAAATCCTTCAAAACATTTTCCGAACCGCTTCTGACCAACAACCCGGTTTCGGTCCAGATCCTGGGCATCTGTTCGGCCCTGGCCGTCACGGTTCAGCTCAAAACATCGGTGGTCATGGCCCTCTCGCTCACCTTCGTGGTCTCCTTCTCCAGCCTGATCATCTCGGCCATGCGCAACCTCATTCCCCGGAACATCCGCATCATCGTCGAACTGACCGTGGTCGCCAGTCTCGTCATCATCGCGGACCAGCTCCTCAAAGCCTTCATGTACGACGTGAGCAAACAGCTATCCGTATTTGTGGGGCTGATCATCACCAACTGCATCGTGCTGGGCCGGGCCGAAACCTATGCCATGAGCCATCCGCCCCACCTCTCCTTCCTGGACGGGCTGGGCAACGGATTGGGATACGGCGCGATCCTCGTTCTGGTGGGGTTTATGCGGGAACTCCTGGGGTCGGGAAAACTCTTCGGCATCGGCGTGGTGCCCGATTTCGCCTACAACGCCGGATACGAAAACATGGGATTCATGCTGCTCGCACCGGGCGCGTTCATCATGATCGGCCTGCTGGCATGGCTTCAGAATACGGTGGCCCCGCAAAAGGAACAGCGAAAATAG